A part of Pseudomonadota bacterium genomic DNA contains:
- a CDS encoding ribonuclease J, with the protein MPLKKCELFYLPLGGAGEIGMNCYLYGYGGKWLMVDLGITFADESIPGIDILMPDLHFIEAHREDLVGLVLTHGHEDHLGAVPYLWSRLGCPVFATPFTAALLRRKLSETRLDGEVPIHEVGLGGTLALGPFEIVFLTLTHSIPEPNALVIRTPLGAVLHSGDWKFDPDPLIGAPSDEAALRALGEEGVLAMTNDSTNVFVEGMSGSEGDLKKSLTELISRFTARVAVACFATNVARLTSIAAAARANGREVALVGRSLRRIDSVARETGVLKDLPPFLDEEAAVHMPREKIVLICTGSQGEPRAALSQIVRGGHRHVRLETGDAVIFSSRVIPGNEKAIASLQNELVQNGIEVITAAGNDIHVSGHPARDELKRMYGLVRPRFAIPMHGEARHLKAHVELAESCQVPAAFYVENGQLLRITRDHAEMVDRVPTGRLGLDGKRLVPVVDGVMKRRRDMHRDGLIVATAVLSREGFLVSPPKVTAPGLLDPEKDASLLEEAAIRAAEALDGLTLAERMNAEQIEITVRLAVQRYLRDASGKRSKVEVHLVRLAEDSG; encoded by the coding sequence ATGCCGTTGAAAAAGTGCGAGCTTTTTTACCTGCCGCTGGGCGGGGCTGGCGAGATCGGCATGAATTGCTATCTCTACGGCTATGGCGGTAAGTGGCTGATGGTGGATCTCGGCATCACCTTCGCCGACGAAAGCATACCCGGGATCGATATCTTGATGCCCGATCTTCACTTCATCGAAGCGCATCGGGAGGATCTTGTCGGCCTCGTGCTGACCCATGGCCACGAGGATCACCTCGGCGCCGTTCCTTACCTGTGGTCCCGCCTGGGCTGCCCGGTTTTTGCAACACCGTTCACGGCGGCACTCCTGCGCCGCAAACTTTCCGAAACGCGGCTCGATGGCGAGGTCCCCATTCACGAGGTCGGGCTCGGCGGCACGCTCGCGCTCGGTCCTTTCGAGATTGTTTTTTTGACGTTGACGCATTCGATCCCGGAGCCGAACGCGCTTGTCATCCGTACGCCTTTGGGGGCCGTCCTTCATAGCGGCGACTGGAAGTTCGATCCCGACCCCTTGATCGGGGCGCCCTCCGACGAAGCCGCACTTCGCGCGTTGGGCGAGGAAGGCGTGCTTGCCATGACTAACGATTCGACGAACGTTTTCGTCGAAGGAATGTCCGGCTCAGAGGGGGATCTGAAAAAGAGCCTTACGGAATTGATCAGCCGCTTCACGGCCCGCGTGGCGGTGGCCTGTTTCGCAACGAACGTCGCACGGCTTACCTCGATCGCGGCCGCTGCCCGGGCGAACGGGCGCGAGGTGGCCTTGGTCGGTCGCTCGCTTCGACGGATCGACTCGGTTGCGCGGGAAACCGGCGTCTTGAAGGATCTGCCGCCTTTCCTTGACGAAGAAGCGGCGGTGCATATGCCGCGGGAGAAAATCGTCCTTATTTGCACCGGCTCGCAGGGCGAGCCGCGTGCCGCCCTTTCCCAGATCGTGAGAGGCGGCCATCGGCACGTTCGGCTCGAGACGGGGGATGCGGTGATTTTTTCCTCGCGTGTCATTCCCGGCAACGAGAAGGCGATCGCAAGCCTTCAGAACGAACTCGTGCAGAACGGGATTGAAGTCATCACGGCGGCGGGAAACGATATCCACGTTTCCGGCCATCCGGCCCGGGACGAACTGAAGCGGATGTACGGCCTCGTCCGGCCCCGCTTCGCCATTCCGATGCACGGGGAAGCACGCCATTTGAAGGCGCATGTCGAACTGGCCGAGAGCTGTCAGGTGCCGGCGGCCTTTTATGTCGAAAACGGCCAGCTCTTGCGGATCACCCGGGACCACGCTGAAATGGTGGATAGGGTGCCGACGGGCCGATTGGGTCTTGACGGGAAGCGGCTGGTGCCGGTCGTGGATGGGGTAATGAAACGGCGGCGGGATATGCACCGCGACGGCCTGATCGTGGCAACCGCCGTATTGAGCCGGGAAGGCTTTCTCGTCTCGCCGCCGAAGGTGACCGCCCCCGGCCTGCTCGATCCGGAGAAAGACGCAAGCCTCCTTGAGGAGGCGGCTATTCGCGCAGCGGAGGCGCTGGATGGGTTGACCCTGGCTGAGCGGATGAACGCTGAACAGATTGAGATCACGGTCCGCCTGGCGGTGCAGCGCTATCTTCGGGACGCCAGCGGCAAGCGATCCAAGGTCGAAGTCCATCTCGTGCGCTTGGCTGAAGATTCGGGCTAG
- the mce gene encoding methylmalonyl-CoA epimerase, translated as MIGKLNHVAIVVPDLQAASALYRQTLGAEVSEPKDMPANGVTTVFVRLPNTNIEFLHPLGENSPVASFLQRNPAGGIHHVCYEVADILAARDKLKAAGARILGDGVPKPGAHGKPTLFLHPKDFCGTLVELEEA; from the coding sequence ATGATTGGCAAGTTAAACCACGTGGCGATCGTCGTTCCGGACCTGCAAGCGGCTTCCGCGTTATACCGGCAGACGCTAGGGGCCGAGGTTTCGGAGCCGAAGGACATGCCGGCGAACGGGGTAACAACCGTCTTCGTTCGGCTTCCCAACACAAACATCGAGTTTCTGCACCCGCTGGGCGAGAACTCTCCGGTCGCAAGCTTCCTCCAACGGAACCCGGCCGGCGGCATCCACCATGTGTGCTACGAGGTCGCCGACATCTTGGCCGCCCGGGACAAGCTGAAGGCGGCCGGGGCGCGTATCCTGGGCGATGGCGTGCCGAAGCCGGGGGCTCACGGCAAGCCCACGCTTTTTCTGCATCCGAAGGATTTTTGCGGCACCCTCGTCGAGCTGGAAGAGGCATGA
- a CDS encoding DUF1467 family protein, producing the protein MTWLNGLFIYVILWWLVLFMVLPWGVRPPEVLEEGHMAGAPDKPRMWLKMAVTTLVAGLFWLIAFAIMESGLLSFRAPT; encoded by the coding sequence ATGACCTGGCTCAACGGTCTTTTTATCTATGTCATCCTCTGGTGGCTCGTGCTTTTCATGGTGCTGCCCTGGGGCGTGCGCCCGCCGGAGGTGCTGGAGGAAGGGCATATGGCCGGTGCACCGGACAAGCCGCGCATGTGGCTCAAGATGGCCGTAACGACGTTGGTGGCCGGCCTTTTTTGGTTGATCGCCTTTGCCATCATGGAATCGGGCCTGCTTTCCTTTCGCGCGCCGACGTAA
- a CDS encoding DNA-3-methyladenine glycosylase I: MAESYCKVAENHPVHGPFHDREHGFPTREEAALFERLCLEINQAGLSWLTVLKKREAFGKAFQGFAVDRVAGFGPCDIARLMNDAGIIRNRRKIEAVIENARRLRGLRETHGSFAGWLDSKHPKTLEDWVPVFRKTFVFTGKEIVNEFLVGTGYLPGAHDRRCQVYPIVLKEKPPWTWGMDMHTNAGKSSRD; encoded by the coding sequence GTGGCGGAAAGCTATTGCAAGGTCGCGGAGAACCATCCCGTCCACGGGCCCTTTCACGATCGCGAGCATGGTTTTCCGACGCGGGAAGAGGCGGCACTCTTCGAGCGGCTTTGCCTCGAAATCAACCAGGCCGGTCTTTCCTGGCTTACGGTCCTCAAGAAACGCGAAGCCTTCGGAAAGGCCTTTCAGGGCTTCGCGGTGGACCGGGTGGCGGGTTTCGGGCCGTGCGATATTGCCCGTCTCATGAACGATGCCGGCATCATTCGCAACCGGCGGAAGATCGAGGCCGTCATCGAGAACGCCCGGCGCCTGCGGGGCTTGCGCGAAACCCACGGTTCCTTCGCGGGCTGGCTGGATTCCAAGCATCCAAAAACCTTGGAAGACTGGGTTCCAGTATTCCGCAAGACCTTCGTTTTTACCGGCAAGGAAATCGTCAATGAATTTCTGGTTGGGACCGGCTATCTGCCAGGGGCTCACGACCGGCGCTGCCAGGTTTATCCAATTGTTCTAAAAGAAAAACCACCCTGGACATGGGGGATGGACATGCATACGAACGCAGGCAAATCTTCTCGCGATTAA
- a CDS encoding type III pantothenate kinase — protein sequence MLLAIDSGNTNIVFAIFDGDEIVAQWRSSTNPVRTSDEYAVWLTQLMATGNRKPADIKSVIIASVVPAALFHLKALCRDYFHFEPMVVGEEGVDPGLEILTDRPEEVGADRLVNAVAAHRAFAGALIVIDFGTATTFDVVNAKGDYCGGAIAPGINLSLEALHLAAAKLPHVAIRDPGFVIGKTTVTAMQSGIYWGYVSLIEGMVARIQKEFGEPMTVVATGGLAPLFAGATDRIEHLVPDLTLKGLSLIYRHNRR from the coding sequence ATGCTGCTAGCGATCGATTCCGGCAACACAAACATCGTTTTTGCGATTTTCGATGGCGATGAAATCGTTGCCCAGTGGCGGAGTTCGACGAACCCTGTGCGGACGTCGGATGAGTACGCCGTGTGGCTGACACAATTGATGGCGACGGGAAACCGCAAGCCCGCCGACATCAAATCGGTGATCATCGCCTCCGTCGTGCCGGCCGCGCTTTTTCATTTGAAAGCGCTGTGTCGGGATTATTTCCATTTCGAGCCGATGGTCGTGGGCGAGGAGGGGGTGGATCCCGGGCTCGAGATTTTAACCGATCGGCCCGAAGAGGTCGGCGCCGACCGCCTCGTGAACGCCGTCGCCGCCCATCGGGCGTTTGCGGGGGCCCTTATCGTCATCGATTTCGGAACGGCAACCACTTTCGACGTCGTCAACGCGAAGGGTGACTATTGCGGCGGCGCCATCGCGCCCGGAATCAACCTTTCGCTTGAGGCGTTGCACCTGGCGGCGGCCAAGCTTCCGCACGTCGCCATCCGCGATCCCGGTTTCGTTATCGGCAAGACGACGGTAACGGCCATGCAGTCCGGCATCTATTGGGGTTACGTGTCGCTGATCGAAGGTATGGTCGCGCGTATCCAGAAGGAGTTCGGCGAGCCTATGACGGTCGTGGCAACCGGCGGTCTGGCGCCCCTTTTCGCCGGGGCGACGGATCGGATCGAACACCTGGTGCCGGACCTCACCCTCAAGGGGCTTTCGCTGATCTACCGGCACAACCGCAGATGA